In Salana multivorans, a single genomic region encodes these proteins:
- a CDS encoding alpha/beta hydrolase: MPTEIGALTVLPARRENIELHTADGLTLVGEVALPLDRDPVATLLTLHPLPTHGGYMDSHVFRKAAWRLPALADLAVVRFNTRGTTSPRGTSDGAFDGGRAERHDVHALLEYGEFEELPRRWLLGWSFGTELTLMHGDDPSIEGAILLSPPLHRATDDDLDRWAAFGKPVRILVPEHDDFLQPAQARERFARIPQAELIDGPGMKHLWVGENAVRWVLTKIVEVVNPAALPLPTQWDGPVGEAAPEPAATTSASEPES; this comes from the coding sequence ATGCCTACCGAGATCGGCGCCCTGACCGTCCTGCCGGCCCGGCGCGAGAACATCGAGCTGCACACGGCCGACGGCCTCACCCTCGTCGGCGAGGTCGCGCTGCCCCTCGACCGCGACCCCGTGGCGACGCTCCTCACGCTCCACCCCCTGCCGACGCACGGCGGCTACATGGACTCGCACGTCTTCCGCAAGGCCGCCTGGCGCCTCCCGGCGCTCGCCGACCTCGCGGTCGTCCGGTTCAACACGCGCGGCACGACGTCGCCGCGCGGGACGAGCGACGGGGCGTTCGACGGCGGCCGGGCCGAGCGGCACGACGTCCACGCGCTGCTGGAGTACGGGGAGTTCGAGGAGCTGCCGCGCCGCTGGCTCCTCGGCTGGTCCTTCGGCACCGAGCTCACGCTCATGCACGGCGACGACCCGAGCATCGAGGGCGCGATCCTCCTCTCGCCGCCGCTGCACCGGGCGACGGACGACGACCTCGACCGCTGGGCCGCGTTCGGCAAGCCGGTGCGGATCCTCGTCCCGGAGCACGACGACTTCCTCCAGCCGGCGCAGGCGCGCGAGCGGTTCGCGCGGATCCCGCAGGCCGAGCTGATCGACGGCCCCGGGATGAAGCACCTGTGGGTCGGGGAGAACGCCGTCCGCTGGGTGCTCACGAAGATCGTCGAGGTGGTCAACCCGGCGGCGCTGCCGCTGCCGACGCAGTGGGACGGCCCGGTCGGCGAGGCGGCCCCCGAGCCGGCGGCCACCACCAGCGCGTCCGAGCCCGAGTCCTGA